In Chloroflexota bacterium, the following are encoded in one genomic region:
- a CDS encoding MgtC/SapB family protein, with amino-acid sequence MEVWSLTPWIELDGVLRLLIAAVMGGVIGYERERASKPAGLRTNILVCMGAALFTITSIYGFAGLDAPADPSRIAAGIVVGVGFLGAGVIVHSEKGVAGSPPQPQSGPWLPLAWQ; translated from the coding sequence ATGGAAGTCTGGAGCCTTACACCATGGATAGAACTGGATGGGGTGCTTCGTCTACTGATAGCCGCGGTCATGGGCGGCGTCATCGGCTATGAGAGAGAGCGCGCTTCTAAACCCGCCGGACTCCGCACCAATATCCTTGTTTGCATGGGAGCGGCTTTGTTCACTATTACCTCCATCTACGGCTTCGCCGGCCTCGATGCACCGGCGGATCCCTCCAGAATCGCTGCGGGTATTGTGGTGGGTGTTGGCTTCCTGGGTGCAGGGGTCATTGTTCACAGTGAAAAGGGTGTAGCAGGATCACCACCGCAGCCACAGTCTGGTCCGTGGCTGCCCTTG